One segment of Anopheles stephensi strain Indian chromosome 3, UCI_ANSTEP_V1.0, whole genome shotgun sequence DNA contains the following:
- the LOC118514497 gene encoding uncharacterized protein LOC118514497 — MKAILLLLLTVAIGTCRTEPFKGTRTYNLETDADRYGRYERVLLGIKTSEGLRLDPALLDEVRQVLLEEERQQASGPGATPVNVQLYKPLQSRHIAQLLYRARINEAAQHRSTR; from the exons ATGAAAGCGATA TTGTTGCTCCTGCTAACGGTTGCCATCGGCACGTGCCGGACGGAACCCTTCAAGGGAACGCGCACTTACAACCTCGAAACGGACGCCGATCGGTACGGACGGTACGAGCGCGTTCTGCTCGGTATTAAAACGTCCGAAGGGCTACGTTTGGATCCCGCCCTGCTGGACGAGGTGCGTCAGGTGTTGCTGGAAGAGGAACGCCAGCAAGCATCCGGTCCGGGAGCCACGCCGGTCAATGTGCAACTGTACAAACCACTTCAATCGCGCCATATTGCTCAATTGCTTTACCGGGCGCGAATCAACGAAGCAGCGCAGCACCGGAGCACTCGATAG
- the LOC118509203 gene encoding uncharacterized protein LOC118509203: protein MPFAIVEAREEDGTRVLCVVPEGWILDTRHKETILLWPKVVGPKMYKLLNDGDSVGNTTWLKMDCVVKKIDIPNQLVACEDILKMKGVSIETRKSTPERNQKSESPAKIDTELLLQTDISSTRMEKASPVPAAILTGGEITTTSKLKQASEIDVLNFLRKMEGQIFVLEVYVRKVNDKIIRLESLVQLVLHKYGIRTVATTHHQPMISDLQFEQIDTLESMEAFNENLQNTTFQEQIFAWLSTNLTEDKSENRMTEAIDLLFTKKFMTKCSWTGVGRGSEKIAMMRMVNITKLFRRIGTYGDVVMNPRMVMLFFMKKLRNAGRRSEVKHLRRSTTHYFKSNKVKSEH, encoded by the exons ATGCCTTTTGCAATCGTTGAAGCTCGGGAAGAAGATGGCACACGGGTGCTCTGCGTGGTTCCCGAGGGATGGATTTTGGATACGCGCCATAAGGAAACGATCCTTCTGTGGCCCAAAGTTGTCGGACCTAAAATGTACAAACTGTTAAACGATGGTGACAGTGTGGGCAACACAACGTGGCTCAAGATGGATTGTGTTGTGAAAAAGATCGACATACCTAACCAATTGGTAGCTTGCGAGGATATTCTAAAAATGAAGGGAGTATCCATCGAGACACGGAAAAGTACACCGGAGCGAAACCAAAAATCTGAATCACCCGCTAAGATCGACACAGAACTTCTTCTTCAAACTGATATCAGCAGCACACGGATGGAGAAAG CATCTCCAGTCCCGGCCGCAATTTTAACAGGTGGAGAAATAACTACAACTTCAAAGCTGAAGCAAGCATCCGAGATCGATGTGCTTAACTTCCTCCGAAAGATGGAAGGACAGATCTTTGTGCTCGAAGTGTACGTTCGAAAGGTGAACGATAAAATCATACGCTTAGAATCTCTGGTACAGCTTGTGCTACACAAATATGGTATCAGAACCGTGGCAACTACTCACCACCAACCGATGATCAGTGATTTACAGTTTGAGCAAATCGATACGCTAGAAAGTATGGAAGCGTTTAACGAAAATCTACAAAACACTACGTTCCAGGAGCAAATCTTTGCCTGGCTTAGTACCAATCTTACAGAAGACAAGAGCGAAAACCGTATGACGGAAGCAATTGATTTGCTGTTTACGAAAAAGTTTATGACCAAGTGTAGCTGGACTGGGGTCGGAAGGGGCAGTGAAAAGATCGCCATGATGCGGATGGTCAACATTACGAAACTGTTCCGGCGCATCGGCACATACGGAGATGTGGTGATGAATCCCCGGATGGTGATGCTATTTTTCATGAAGAAACTGCGAAACGCTGGCAGACGTAGTGAGGTGAAGCATCTGCGCCGAAGCACAACGCACTATTTTAAGTCGAATAAAGTAAAGAGCGAGCACTAG
- the LOC118513618 gene encoding uncharacterized protein LOC118513618 isoform X1, whose product MESFCLKKPALNFLRNAGKKVIVECDGHVYAIPQQDFLHVSRTTKQSKLEHQLNGGRPASDTLSEVSDSNLSHDHGTPVATSLTNPEVSSSSAARVLSELKEEVTRLIDESIQKIELEWMQSTKCGKDAVPEEEVVAPPEATPEPPVRCSEETSKTLHPDGDRGLLGHREQNLQVLHTELFVTCKRQTRMKLLNEIRDLVERLKDLETLGE is encoded by the exons ATGGAGTCGTTTTGCCTTAAAAAGCCTGCACTGAATTTTCTCCGAAATGCAGGGAAAAAGGTAATAGTGGAATGCGATGGGCACGTCTATGCCATCCCGCAACAGGACTTTCTGCACGTCTCCCGAACGACA AAGCAATCAAAGCTAGAACACCAGCTGAATGGCGGCCGACCGGCTTCCGATACGCTTAGCGAGGTAAGCGATTCGAACCTGTCGCACGATCATGGTACGCCTGTGGCGACGAGCTTAACGAACCCGGAAGTTTCGAGCAGTAGTGCGGCCAGGGTGCTTTCCGAGCTGAAGGAAGAAGTCACACGGTTGATTGATGAATCGATTCAGAAAATAGAACTAGAATGGATGCAGAGCACCAAGTGCGGTAAGGATGCTGTTCCGGAGGAAGAGGTAGTAGCACCACCGGAAGCAACACCCGAACCACCGGTTCGATGTTCGGAAGAAACCTCCAAGACTCTGCATCCGGACGGTGATCGGGGCCTGTTAGGGCACAGGGAGCAAAATTTGCAAGTACTTCATACGGAACTGTTTGTGACGTGTAAGCGACAGACGCGCATGAAGCTGTTGAATGAAATTCGTGATCTGGTGGAGCGGTTGAAGGATTTGGAAACGCTGGGAGAATGA
- the LOC118513618 gene encoding uncharacterized protein LOC118513618 isoform X2: protein MESFCLKKPALNFLRNAGKKKQSKLEHQLNGGRPASDTLSEVSDSNLSHDHGTPVATSLTNPEVSSSSAARVLSELKEEVTRLIDESIQKIELEWMQSTKCGKDAVPEEEVVAPPEATPEPPVRCSEETSKTLHPDGDRGLLGHREQNLQVLHTELFVTCKRQTRMKLLNEIRDLVERLKDLETLGE, encoded by the exons ATGGAGTCGTTTTGCCTTAAAAAGCCTGCACTGAATTTTCTCCGAAATGCAGGGAAAAAG AAGCAATCAAAGCTAGAACACCAGCTGAATGGCGGCCGACCGGCTTCCGATACGCTTAGCGAGGTAAGCGATTCGAACCTGTCGCACGATCATGGTACGCCTGTGGCGACGAGCTTAACGAACCCGGAAGTTTCGAGCAGTAGTGCGGCCAGGGTGCTTTCCGAGCTGAAGGAAGAAGTCACACGGTTGATTGATGAATCGATTCAGAAAATAGAACTAGAATGGATGCAGAGCACCAAGTGCGGTAAGGATGCTGTTCCGGAGGAAGAGGTAGTAGCACCACCGGAAGCAACACCCGAACCACCGGTTCGATGTTCGGAAGAAACCTCCAAGACTCTGCATCCGGACGGTGATCGGGGCCTGTTAGGGCACAGGGAGCAAAATTTGCAAGTACTTCATACGGAACTGTTTGTGACGTGTAAGCGACAGACGCGCATGAAGCTGTTGAATGAAATTCGTGATCTGGTGGAGCGGTTGAAGGATTTGGAAACGCTGGGAGAATGA